A single Candidatus Binataceae bacterium DNA region contains:
- a CDS encoding MBL fold metallo-hydrolase — protein MAVLTLALAPCIVTPYARAMDPNQIPIAATPRPSTWPDDALTVAYLGHATLLMNYFGVRVLSDPAFFDKVGLSFDSIFTIGPRRHTAAPLAPAALGRIDVLLITHAHMDHLDLPSLKALPKDLVVVACDQCSSLLRPIGFEDVRELRWGGETQVRGLKISAMGANHWGKRWPPYGRNYGFNSYVLEKDGHRMLLACDSANTDIFASLADNPPEVAAFSIGAYDPWIWNHANPEQVWQMFLQTGAKYLIPIHWGTFKLSNEPMMEPLTRLIGAAGNQSSRIVVREIGSTWTLPEASPLRAAAP, from the coding sequence GTGGCGGTGCTGACGCTCGCTCTGGCGCCGTGCATCGTCACCCCATACGCTCGGGCCATGGACCCCAACCAGATTCCGATCGCGGCAACTCCCCGGCCATCGACGTGGCCTGACGACGCGCTCACCGTCGCTTACCTGGGCCATGCCACCCTGTTAATGAACTACTTCGGGGTCCGAGTTCTCAGCGACCCCGCTTTCTTCGACAAGGTGGGACTCTCTTTCGACTCGATTTTCACGATCGGCCCGCGTCGACACACGGCGGCGCCGCTAGCGCCGGCGGCGCTCGGACGAATCGACGTGCTCCTTATCACCCACGCTCATATGGACCATTTGGACCTTCCCTCGCTCAAAGCGCTGCCCAAGGACCTGGTGGTCGTAGCCTGCGACCAATGCTCCAGCCTGCTTAGGCCTATCGGCTTTGAGGACGTTCGAGAACTTCGCTGGGGCGGGGAGACGCAAGTCCGTGGTCTCAAGATCAGCGCGATGGGAGCGAATCATTGGGGCAAGCGATGGCCGCCCTACGGGCGCAACTACGGCTTCAATAGCTACGTGCTTGAAAAGGACGGGCACCGAATGCTGCTGGCCTGCGATAGCGCCAACACCGATATTTTTGCAAGCCTGGCTGACAACCCTCCGGAAGTCGCCGCCTTTTCGATTGGCGCATATGACCCCTGGATCTGGAACCATGCCAATCCCGAGCAAGTGTGGCAGATGTTCCTGCAGACGGGGGCGAAGTACCTGATCCCGATTCACTGGGGGACGTTCAAGCTCTCTAACGAACCGATGATGGAACCTCTGACCCGACTGATTGGGGCGGCAGGCAATCAATCGAGTCGCATCGTAGTGCGCGAAATCGGCTCGACCTGGACGCTGCCCGAAGCCTCACCCCTACGGGCGGCTGCGCCCTAG
- a CDS encoding HAD family hydrolase produces MIELVIFDADGVLFDSIESNIAYYNAIFRQVGEPPLDAAEESRSISYAAEEMFIGRARGDPAKLEAMRAVARSLDGSAFFKMLRPPLELRPFMLHLRTRYRLGLATNRSQTVPRLVEHLKLEGIFDAIASVLDGVPPKPAPDILQLCMQRAGTAPERSVYVGDSPIDCQAALEAGTHFIAVGSRVDHSDRIKTIGELPATLEKLARKSALTP; encoded by the coding sequence GTGATTGAGCTCGTAATCTTTGACGCTGATGGCGTCCTGTTCGATTCGATTGAATCGAACATTGCCTACTACAACGCGATCTTTCGACAGGTTGGAGAGCCGCCCCTGGACGCGGCGGAAGAGAGCAGGTCAATCTCCTATGCCGCGGAGGAGATGTTCATAGGGCGCGCCCGCGGCGACCCGGCGAAGCTGGAAGCGATGCGGGCCGTCGCACGCTCGCTCGATGGCTCGGCGTTTTTCAAAATGCTCAGACCGCCTCTGGAGTTGCGCCCGTTCATGCTTCACTTACGCACCCGGTATCGGCTGGGCCTGGCCACCAATCGATCCCAAACCGTACCCAGGCTGGTGGAACACCTTAAGCTCGAGGGTATTTTCGATGCCATCGCCAGTGTGCTCGATGGCGTGCCCCCGAAACCGGCTCCCGACATCCTTCAGCTCTGCATGCAGCGGGCGGGAACGGCGCCCGAGCGCAGCGTGTACGTAGGCGACAGCCCAATCGATTGCCAGGCCGCGCTCGAAGCGGGCACCCATTTCATCGCAGTCGGCTCCCGCGTCGACCACAGCGACCGAATCAAGACCATCGGGGAGCTGCCGGCGACGCTCGAGAAGCTGGCCCGGAAATCTGCGCTCACCCCCTAA
- a CDS encoding thioredoxin domain-containing protein: MSTRIRFVSAIFLGLLLFFSAHARADSGANRRGSDLTDALPAGALNTSPSPYLREAAAGPIRWQPWAETTLALARRLKRPLLIDIGAGWCHWCHVMDDTTYADPQVAVKLNSSFVPVKVDMDVRPDIDSFYQDAAARLTGAGGWPLTCFATPSGTLLYAAGYLPPLPEPNGEATSAMLPLLERIASAYQKDPNAVERQAAALAKRIAPQALPAVPTGGSDQASLRRKILAALATSYDETSGGFGRGSGARFYDFPAIRLAIAYGFFQHDSFRRMAVESLDKIARGGVFDQLGGGFHRYSTDQAWRVPHFEKMAYDQAMALRTYSEAYQLTGDSALLVTIAAIRSYVNQALLDPVTHAFFADQDADSFKRDDGSYYTWTIAEVKKFLPPDVARAAIIFYGMGDAPALAPDGRIVLRRPITDEQLSKQMGIWSAAAKRLQTRAKLPMLAVREKRPAPPVDRSIMTDRNALMISGYLAASSATGDRISRQAALVALDFILANLRSPKGDFFHVWIDGQGASVPGIAADQVYLQNALLEAYQASGNEKYLKEARSLADIIVAHYRDRARLIVNRSSSKDQGGFAAAGGPQVMYDQPMPSIQAEAAHALRTLAEITSDPRYSKIADTLLAPAPHMVGSTADATLGSLGLALEERADGGATVAIVGTSDDPGTQSLVAMALSTFRPGKVILRIDPSKAKHAAMPAAVRAMYEAAADRNEPLAFVCAGTACSKPSTTTDELRTALSDFQVDEIGRSLAIPAGSTEAATNSP; encoded by the coding sequence TTGTCAACGCGAATTCGCTTCGTATCGGCTATCTTCCTCGGTTTGCTGCTTTTTTTCTCCGCCCACGCCCGGGCGGATAGTGGTGCAAACCGTAGGGGCAGCGATCTGACCGATGCGCTCCCGGCAGGCGCTTTGAACACCTCGCCGAGCCCCTACCTGCGTGAGGCTGCCGCCGGACCGATTCGATGGCAGCCCTGGGCTGAGACGACCTTGGCCCTGGCGCGCAGACTTAAACGCCCGCTGCTCATCGATATTGGCGCAGGCTGGTGCCATTGGTGCCACGTCATGGACGACACCACCTATGCGGATCCCCAAGTTGCGGTCAAACTAAACAGCAGCTTCGTCCCGGTCAAAGTCGACATGGATGTCCGGCCGGATATCGATTCCTTCTACCAGGACGCGGCCGCGCGTCTCACCGGCGCGGGTGGGTGGCCTCTCACCTGTTTTGCGACACCATCGGGAACGCTACTATATGCCGCCGGTTATCTGCCGCCTCTGCCGGAGCCAAACGGCGAGGCAACCTCGGCGATGCTACCGCTTCTTGAGCGCATCGCGTCGGCCTATCAGAAAGACCCCAACGCCGTGGAGCGGCAGGCCGCCGCGCTGGCAAAAAGGATTGCGCCGCAGGCGTTGCCCGCCGTCCCCACCGGCGGAAGTGACCAGGCTAGCTTGCGTAGAAAAATACTTGCCGCGCTGGCGACCTCGTACGACGAAACCTCGGGCGGATTCGGCCGGGGCAGCGGAGCGCGCTTCTATGATTTTCCTGCGATTCGCCTCGCGATCGCATATGGCTTTTTTCAGCACGATTCCTTTCGCCGAATGGCGGTCGAAAGCCTGGATAAGATTGCGCGCGGCGGGGTTTTCGATCAGCTCGGCGGCGGATTTCATCGCTATTCGACCGACCAGGCTTGGCGCGTGCCGCATTTCGAGAAAATGGCCTATGACCAGGCCATGGCGCTGCGGACTTATTCGGAAGCTTACCAGCTCACGGGAGACTCCGCCCTGCTGGTCACGATTGCGGCAATCAGATCGTACGTGAATCAGGCCCTGCTCGATCCCGTCACCCATGCGTTCTTCGCCGATCAGGACGCGGACTCGTTCAAGCGCGACGACGGCAGCTACTACACGTGGACCATTGCCGAGGTAAAAAAGTTCTTGCCGCCAGATGTCGCGCGCGCGGCAATAATTTTCTACGGGATGGGCGATGCGCCCGCGCTCGCACCCGACGGGCGCATCGTTCTGCGCCGACCCATCACGGATGAGCAACTCAGCAAGCAGATGGGTATCTGGAGTGCAGCGGCAAAACGCCTCCAGACGCGTGCCAAGCTACCGATGCTGGCAGTGCGCGAAAAGCGCCCTGCCCCGCCGGTCGATCGGTCAATCATGACCGATCGCAACGCGTTGATGATCTCCGGCTATCTGGCCGCATCCAGCGCAACCGGGGATCGAATTTCTCGACAGGCTGCACTGGTCGCACTCGACTTCATCTTGGCGAACCTGCGCAGTCCGAAGGGCGACTTCTTTCACGTGTGGATTGATGGACAGGGCGCCTCGGTGCCGGGCATAGCCGCCGACCAGGTTTACTTGCAGAATGCACTCCTGGAAGCGTACCAGGCTTCGGGCAACGAAAAGTATTTGAAGGAAGCTCGCTCCCTGGCCGACATTATAGTCGCCCACTACCGGGACCGCGCCCGACTGATCGTCAATCGCAGCTCGAGCAAGGATCAGGGTGGATTTGCGGCGGCGGGTGGGCCGCAGGTGATGTACGATCAACCGATGCCGTCGATACAGGCGGAGGCTGCGCACGCGCTGCGCACCTTGGCTGAAATTACCTCCGATCCGCGCTATTCAAAGATCGCCGACACGTTGCTTGCCCCTGCACCCCACATGGTCGGATCGACCGCCGACGCAACGCTCGGAAGCTTGGGACTCGCTCTCGAAGAGCGAGCTGACGGTGGCGCTACCGTTGCGATCGTCGGCACCTCCGACGATCCCGGTACGCAATCGCTGGTCGCCATGGCGCTCAGTACCTTTCGCCCCGGCAAGGTCATCCTTCGAATCGATCCATCCAAGGCGAAGCACGCGGCCATGCCCGCGGCGGTGCGCGCAATGTACGAAGCCGCGGCGGACCGCAATGAGCCGTTGGCCTTCGTCTGCGCCGGAACTGCGTGCTCAAAACCGAGCACGACCACCGACGAGCTGCGCACCGCACTCAGCGATTTTCAAGTAGACGAAATCGGCCGATCGCTTGCGATTCCCGCCGGCTCGACCGAGGCTGCTACCAATTCTCCTTGA
- a CDS encoding helix-turn-helix domain-containing protein, whose translation MRWRSVSEANCSVARTLSVIGERWTMLILREAFLGRRRFDDFQRNTGIARNILAARLRALVGNDILERAEGQDEHSRVEYRLTKKGMDLYPVMVAMLRWGDTWLCGDKGPPLTLVHRGCGAKATPAFVCPSCGENVSARDMLAVPRRTSHPARRSQREARKHSAR comes from the coding sequence ATGCGATGGCGTTCGGTCAGTGAGGCAAATTGCTCGGTAGCGCGCACCCTTTCGGTGATTGGTGAGCGCTGGACGATGCTGATTTTGCGTGAGGCGTTCCTCGGTCGCCGCCGTTTCGACGATTTTCAGCGGAACACCGGAATCGCCCGCAATATCCTCGCGGCCCGGCTGCGTGCGCTGGTTGGCAACGACATCCTGGAGCGCGCGGAGGGCCAGGATGAGCACTCCCGGGTCGAATATCGGCTCACCAAGAAAGGCATGGACCTTTACCCGGTGATGGTGGCGATGCTGCGCTGGGGCGATACCTGGCTATGTGGTGATAAGGGTCCCCCCCTGACTCTGGTGCATCGCGGATGCGGGGCGAAGGCGACTCCCGCGTTTGTCTGCCCAAGTTGCGGCGAGAATGTCAGCGCGCGCGATATGCTCGCGGTACCGCGCCGCACCTCACATCCCGCCCGTCGCTCCCAACGCGAGGCGCGCAAGCACAGCGCGCGCTAG
- a CDS encoding acetolactate synthase large subunit, with product MNGAESLIRTAAVAGVQVCFANPGTTEMPLVAALDAVDGIRAVLGLFEGVCTGAADGYARMSGKPALTLLHLGPGFANGIANLHNARRARSPVVNLIGDHATWHAAADAPLASDIHSLARPVSGWIRSVQSAKAAAPDTAQAIAAAGGFPGQIATLIVPSDCQWDPAEGPAQPAPLARVPKVGDAAVKQAAEALGAGRGAGLLLGATALSESGLSAVARIAAKTQCRLICETFPARVERGAGMPALERLPYFPEQAIEALTPLQTIVLAGARSPVAFFGYPKMPSSLVPEGRKVVPLAEPSSDAVAALEALAEAIGAPRAVSLPAKATRLGRPSGKLNAATVGAALAAFIPENAIVMDEAATTGLPFFAASSGAPRHSYLALTGGAIGQGLPCATGAAVACPDRRVIAFQADGSGMYTQQSFWTQAREQLNVTTLLCNNHSYRILQVELARAGVTEPGRKARSLTDLANPEIDWTRLARSMGIPGVRVEDAESLCKELERALATPGPSIIELML from the coding sequence ATGAACGGAGCCGAGAGCCTGATTCGTACCGCGGCCGTGGCGGGAGTCCAAGTATGTTTCGCTAATCCGGGCACGACCGAGATGCCGCTGGTCGCGGCGCTCGACGCGGTCGACGGCATCCGCGCGGTACTCGGACTGTTTGAGGGGGTTTGCACCGGAGCCGCCGACGGCTACGCGCGGATGAGTGGCAAACCCGCGCTTACGCTTCTGCATCTGGGGCCAGGCTTTGCCAACGGCATAGCAAACTTGCACAATGCGCGCCGCGCGCGATCACCAGTCGTCAACCTGATCGGAGACCATGCGACCTGGCATGCTGCGGCTGACGCACCATTGGCCTCGGACATTCATTCGCTCGCCCGGCCGGTCTCTGGTTGGATTCGCAGCGTCCAATCCGCGAAAGCCGCGGCCCCAGACACGGCCCAGGCGATTGCGGCTGCGGGTGGCTTCCCTGGGCAGATAGCGACGCTGATCGTTCCTTCCGATTGTCAGTGGGATCCTGCCGAGGGACCGGCGCAACCTGCTCCACTCGCGCGAGTGCCCAAAGTTGGCGATGCCGCCGTGAAACAGGCGGCAGAAGCCCTGGGCGCAGGCCGCGGCGCGGGATTGCTCCTCGGCGCCACCGCACTGAGTGAGAGCGGACTGAGCGCGGTCGCGCGAATCGCGGCGAAAACGCAATGCCGACTGATCTGTGAGACCTTTCCCGCGCGAGTCGAGCGGGGCGCGGGAATGCCTGCGCTGGAACGGCTGCCCTACTTTCCAGAGCAAGCCATCGAAGCGCTCACCCCCCTCCAGACAATCGTGCTCGCCGGTGCGAGAAGCCCGGTCGCTTTTTTCGGCTACCCAAAAATGCCCTCCAGCCTGGTACCCGAAGGGCGCAAAGTTGTGCCGCTTGCCGAGCCGAGTAGCGACGCCGTCGCGGCCCTGGAAGCCTTGGCCGAAGCAATCGGCGCGCCCCGCGCAGTGTCACTTCCTGCCAAGGCGACGCGGCTCGGGCGGCCTTCCGGCAAACTGAACGCCGCAACCGTGGGCGCGGCGCTCGCGGCGTTTATTCCCGAAAACGCGATCGTCATGGATGAAGCCGCAACGACCGGACTTCCATTTTTTGCGGCCTCGTCTGGCGCCCCTCGACATAGCTATTTGGCGTTGACCGGCGGGGCGATCGGGCAGGGACTACCGTGCGCGACCGGCGCCGCAGTGGCGTGTCCGGATCGCCGGGTGATTGCGTTCCAGGCGGACGGGAGCGGGATGTACACACAGCAATCATTCTGGACGCAAGCGCGCGAACAGCTCAACGTGACCACACTGCTGTGCAACAATCACAGCTATCGCATCCTGCAGGTAGAACTCGCACGCGCCGGGGTGACCGAGCCGGGCCGCAAAGCAAGGTCTCTAACCGACCTGGCGAATCCGGAGATCGATTGGACGCGGCTTGCACGCTCGATGGGGATCCCAGGGGTCCGCGTGGAAGACGCGGAGTCGCTATGCAAGGAGCTGGAGCGCGCGCTGGCAACGCCTGGCCCCAGTATCATAGAGCTGATGCTGTAA
- a CDS encoding SDR family NAD(P)-dependent oxidoreductase → MANAKKVAAVVGVGAGLGNALARRFAKEYAVALVARGADKLTGFAKEIEGEGGQALVVPADVSKAAEIEGVFARIRGELGDVDVLLYNAAMRPFGRLLETKPSTFENTWRVTTFGAFLCAQQVVPAMLAKGAGAIIITGATAGVKPFATSAAFGPAKFAVRGLAQVMARDLHPQGIHVAYVNVDGAIDMPFIRQRFPQIKDEDMLKPSAIAETFWHVAHQDRSAWSHEIDVRPFKENW, encoded by the coding sequence ATGGCTAACGCAAAGAAAGTTGCAGCGGTGGTCGGGGTTGGCGCCGGACTGGGTAATGCGCTCGCACGACGTTTTGCCAAAGAATACGCGGTCGCATTGGTCGCGCGGGGCGCGGACAAACTGACCGGGTTTGCCAAGGAAATCGAGGGCGAAGGGGGACAGGCCCTGGTGGTACCGGCCGATGTTAGCAAGGCCGCGGAAATCGAAGGCGTCTTTGCGCGGATTCGGGGCGAGCTGGGCGACGTGGATGTGCTTCTGTACAACGCGGCGATGCGCCCCTTTGGCCGCCTGCTCGAAACCAAACCGAGCACCTTTGAGAACACCTGGCGGGTAACAACCTTCGGCGCGTTTCTATGCGCACAGCAGGTGGTCCCGGCGATGCTCGCAAAGGGTGCGGGCGCGATCATCATTACTGGCGCGACTGCTGGGGTTAAACCCTTTGCGACCTCGGCGGCGTTTGGACCGGCGAAGTTTGCGGTGCGGGGATTGGCCCAGGTAATGGCGCGCGATCTTCATCCTCAGGGAATCCACGTCGCCTACGTCAATGTGGACGGGGCAATCGACATGCCGTTCATCCGCCAGCGGTTTCCGCAGATCAAGGACGAGGACATGCTCAAGCCGTCTGCGATCGCTGAGACCTTTTGGCACGTCGCGCACCAGGACCGCAGCGCGTGGTCTCACGAGATCGACGTGCGCCCGTTCAAGGAGAATTGGTAG
- a CDS encoding DUF1329 domain-containing protein, which translates to MSLTSIRRNERAVGVACAIALAAAIALSIASGLAHAEVRPGDMITADNAAKVKDLVAPGVYYKVLAGMSMKIVPSSRIDWPPPYKDATEKYSAQVRLSKDNRTLIGYVAGQPFPLIDPNDPSVATKIMWNNVFRPLLTDDYDLRFYDCDSLYGGRNHSFSPIQYYQIGHYAGYDLVGRVEVEPIPTDPDFKKTGRLWVFGLYPVLAPATERGDGFIRYRYADPSRGDDDWSWTHGTRRVRRLDESIMSTASGPTAWNPDHYSGFNAKTEEYDYRFVGDKEMLAAVHAEHSPEVRCATDGGASACPEAWEMRHIYVVEATPRRDKIAGALQGKTLVYMDSESWFEPYIDEYDQRGQLWYNHIWWMTYRDRPVPDAQVAIYPFKREFEVGAVSTDVQSGFATMCYLPGLNTPERECWYINMGAVDRQFFTTQSMVKAAFSP; encoded by the coding sequence ATGAGCCTCACGAGTATTCGGAGAAACGAGCGAGCAGTGGGTGTCGCCTGCGCGATCGCGCTGGCCGCCGCGATTGCTTTGTCTATCGCGTCCGGCCTTGCCCACGCCGAAGTCAGGCCGGGCGACATGATCACTGCCGATAACGCGGCCAAGGTCAAAGACCTGGTTGCGCCGGGAGTCTACTACAAAGTGTTGGCCGGAATGTCGATGAAGATTGTTCCGTCATCCCGCATCGATTGGCCGCCGCCGTACAAGGACGCGACCGAGAAATATTCGGCGCAGGTGCGCCTCAGCAAGGACAATCGCACTCTGATTGGCTATGTGGCTGGCCAGCCCTTCCCGCTGATCGATCCCAACGACCCGTCGGTGGCCACCAAGATTATGTGGAACAACGTGTTTCGGCCACTGCTCACCGATGATTATGATCTCCGCTTTTACGATTGCGACAGCCTGTATGGCGGCCGCAACCATTCGTTTTCTCCCATCCAGTACTACCAGATAGGTCACTACGCCGGTTACGACCTGGTCGGCAGGGTGGAGGTTGAGCCGATTCCAACCGATCCGGATTTCAAGAAAACCGGCCGGTTGTGGGTGTTCGGACTTTATCCGGTACTCGCGCCCGCCACCGAGCGCGGCGACGGTTTCATACGCTATCGCTACGCCGATCCGAGTCGTGGCGACGACGACTGGTCGTGGACCCACGGAACCCGACGCGTGCGGCGGCTTGACGAGAGCATTATGAGCACCGCGTCCGGTCCAACCGCCTGGAATCCGGATCACTATTCCGGTTTCAACGCCAAGACCGAGGAGTATGACTATCGCTTCGTGGGCGATAAGGAGATGCTTGCCGCGGTGCATGCCGAGCATTCTCCCGAGGTGCGTTGTGCGACCGACGGCGGTGCGAGCGCGTGCCCCGAAGCGTGGGAGATGCGTCATATCTATGTGGTCGAGGCAACCCCGCGGCGCGATAAAATTGCCGGTGCGCTCCAGGGAAAGACCCTGGTTTACATGGATTCCGAATCATGGTTCGAACCGTATATCGACGAATACGACCAGCGCGGCCAGCTCTGGTACAACCACATCTGGTGGATGACCTATCGCGACCGGCCGGTGCCTGACGCACAAGTCGCGATCTATCCGTTCAAGCGCGAATTCGAAGTGGGCGCGGTTTCGACCGACGTTCAATCCGGCTTCGCGACCATGTGCTACCTGCCCGGCCTGAACACACCGGAGCGCGAGTGCTGGTACATCAACATGGGCGCGGTCGATCGACAATTCTTCACCACCCAATCGATGGTGAAAGCGGCTTTTTCTCCATAG
- a CDS encoding CAP domain-containing protein: MPTPRVVRRRRAIKAGMGLLVLSLMSIAILRIYMLSTEAPSPEQATGLTDQESAVLNRVNAERIRSGLRPLKISARAAVVARGHSLDMAMRHYLAHLSPDGIGPAERLKGEDISFAAVGENIYADDYRDREHLAERAVEGWLNSREHRATMLSDKFTETGVGVAQSDDGKTYITEDFIR, translated from the coding sequence ATGCCCACTCCCAGAGTGGTCCGGCGCCGCCGCGCGATCAAGGCTGGAATGGGGCTGCTGGTGCTCTCCCTGATGAGCATCGCGATTCTGCGCATCTATATGCTATCGACCGAAGCGCCCTCGCCCGAGCAGGCGACAGGGTTGACCGATCAGGAATCCGCAGTTCTGAACCGGGTCAACGCCGAGCGCATCCGTTCCGGCCTCAGACCGCTCAAGATATCCGCACGGGCTGCGGTGGTGGCGCGAGGTCATAGCCTGGATATGGCGATGCGCCACTATCTCGCGCACTTGAGTCCCGACGGCATTGGCCCCGCGGAACGCCTGAAGGGCGAGGACATCTCGTTCGCCGCGGTCGGTGAGAATATCTACGCTGATGACTATCGGGATCGAGAGCATCTGGCCGAACGCGCGGTCGAAGGATGGCTTAACAGCAGGGAGCATCGCGCGACGATGCTGTCAGACAAATTCACCGAGACCGGGGTTGGGGTTGCGCAGTCTGACGACGGCAAAACCTACATAACTGAGGACTTCATCCGCTAG
- a CDS encoding methyltransferase, which translates to MEFAELAAMAGAHAEARAIQVALKLGIFELLAQGSQAESGIADTLGTDRRATMLLANAMVALGLLEKHVGNYRLSAAAGRYLVKSSPEYLGGMILFDEAIFPYWAKLEDSIRSGAWARSPDMFQSAPEDTERFIRAMDSLTRARGDAAWVADHLDLAGIRTIADLGGGPGTYLAAILRQHLKIRGAVWDLPATLKVTRRILAERAPEVTARIELLEVDYLKAPLPGPVDAVFMSNIVHSERDADNTHLMAKCFDAIAPGGLIALKDHVMNRDLTDPRAGAVFSLYLLLTTRGRDYSFDEIAGWLSAAGFIDTKMQRLPSPPFTSSLVTARRP; encoded by the coding sequence ATGGAATTCGCGGAGCTGGCCGCGATGGCCGGCGCGCACGCAGAAGCGCGCGCCATTCAGGTCGCACTTAAGCTCGGGATTTTTGAACTGCTCGCGCAGGGATCGCAAGCCGAAAGCGGAATCGCCGATACCTTAGGGACCGACCGGCGTGCCACGATGCTGCTCGCCAATGCGATGGTGGCACTCGGGTTGCTCGAAAAACACGTGGGGAACTATCGGCTTTCCGCCGCGGCGGGCCGGTATCTGGTGAAGTCGTCGCCCGAATACCTGGGCGGCATGATTCTTTTCGATGAAGCGATTTTCCCATACTGGGCGAAGCTCGAGGATTCCATTCGCAGTGGAGCGTGGGCGCGATCGCCGGACATGTTTCAGTCGGCGCCCGAGGACACGGAGCGATTTATCCGCGCGATGGACAGCCTGACGCGGGCGCGTGGAGACGCGGCATGGGTCGCCGACCATCTCGATCTAGCTGGTATCCGCACCATAGCGGATCTGGGCGGCGGTCCCGGGACTTACCTCGCGGCGATCTTAAGGCAGCACTTGAAGATCCGGGGCGCGGTCTGGGATTTGCCGGCTACCCTCAAGGTCACGCGCAGAATCCTCGCCGAGCGCGCACCCGAAGTGACGGCGCGAATCGAGCTGTTGGAAGTGGACTATCTGAAGGCCCCGTTGCCGGGGCCTGTCGATGCGGTATTCATGTCAAACATCGTTCACAGCGAGCGGGACGCTGACAACACCCACCTGATGGCCAAGTGCTTCGATGCGATCGCACCCGGGGGGTTGATTGCGCTGAAGGACCACGTAATGAATCGTGACCTGACCGACCCACGCGCAGGGGCGGTATTTTCGCTATACTTGCTACTCACGACGCGGGGACGCGACTATTCTTTTGACGAAATCGCTGGATGGCTGAGCGCCGCAGGCTTTATCGATACTAAGATGCAGAGGCTACCTAGCCCGCCGTTCACCTCATCGCTCGTCACTGCGCGCAGACCGTGA
- a CDS encoding enoyl-CoA hydratase-related protein, which produces MPTYTSILFEVRDAVAQIALNRPQAANSLNSVVSAELMDAFLRCEEDSVVRAVIITGTGRFFCAGADLKGFYSQASELKSRVSLFHAVIGRIIRARVPVVAAVNGAAAGAGMGLACACDLVVAAESAKFTMAYTKIGLSPDGATTYLLPRLLGVRRAIELAYLNRALSGQEAVEWGIATEVVPDDRLAEEAYGLATQLAAGPTRAYAAAKRLMHSGWLTPLETQVEYELRSIAELAASEDAREAIAAFGAKRPPVFQGR; this is translated from the coding sequence ATGCCCACCTACACCTCGATTCTTTTCGAAGTGCGCGACGCGGTTGCGCAGATTGCGCTCAACCGGCCGCAGGCCGCCAATTCGCTGAACTCCGTGGTCTCGGCAGAGCTGATGGATGCATTCCTCCGGTGCGAAGAGGATTCCGTGGTTCGCGCGGTCATAATCACCGGCACGGGGCGGTTTTTCTGCGCCGGCGCGGACCTGAAAGGGTTCTACTCACAAGCGAGCGAACTCAAGAGCCGCGTATCGCTGTTTCATGCCGTGATAGGACGAATCATCCGCGCGCGGGTGCCGGTAGTGGCGGCGGTGAACGGGGCCGCGGCCGGAGCAGGGATGGGGCTCGCGTGCGCATGCGATTTGGTGGTGGCGGCGGAATCTGCGAAATTCACTATGGCCTATACGAAAATCGGACTCAGTCCCGACGGCGCTACCACCTATCTGCTGCCACGGCTGCTCGGCGTCCGCCGCGCGATCGAGCTGGCGTACCTCAATCGGGCGCTGAGCGGGCAGGAAGCGGTCGAGTGGGGAATTGCTACCGAAGTGGTGCCCGATGATCGGCTCGCGGAAGAAGCCTACGGATTGGCGACCCAACTCGCGGCCGGTCCGACGCGCGCGTACGCTGCCGCCAAGCGCTTGATGCATTCCGGCTGGCTCACGCCCTTGGAGACTCAGGTGGAGTATGAGCTGAGGAGTATTGCCGAACTGGCTGCCAGCGAAGATGCGCGTGAAGCGATCGCCGCATTCGGCGCCAAGCGACCCCCGGTATTTCAGGGGCGATGA